From a single Pyxidicoccus xibeiensis genomic region:
- a CDS encoding carboxypeptidase regulatory-like domain-containing protein: protein MRFVRPSWLWALLLALSACNASPPSPAGDSTRPPAPALTRQGTPPGAATDKAGDLEARQAMTLEAGGKGTGRPPPLNVRGSMLGTVQVEGLLDVSGVPVTVMETGATTTTDSLGQFTFTGLLPGSYTVTVQKEDYLQAQQRVEVFAGSEALVTLPLRRERGSVAGVLLLEGASDLSGAIITLVEAGVIVTTDAQGRFLFENVMTGTYTVRARRNLYLEAQQAVGVRANVRSQVGLTLSLQRGDVSGTVRLEDGASPTGVTVTVTQTGATATPNAQGQFSFTGLPLGTYTLSAQQEGYDAALQSVTVRTGAAAPVSITLTRPRVDVAGTALLEGASNHAGITVTLTETGATTNTDAQGRFVLAGVPEGHYTLTARKSNYAKAGAELDVSIARPASVNVSLSRLLEAPVLTAPALAVQRGHLRLTGAHFGEERGTLEVSVGGVEVEEYVSWSDVEVVVRVPGSLAPGVHEVAMETGVEWRSTATASLRVLRQRTLAYDAYWGIGVLPDNTVTVWGEAYSPNDVSPIPSGLSDVVSVSAGMFFAVALKADGTVVKWGGPSPVPVPAGLSDVVDISATGIGVLALKRDGTVVAIGSAEAEQMRVPEGLQGVVAISASTFHSLVLKADGTVTAWGQNVFGVRDVPAGLSNVVALASTDSSALALRADGTVVVWGFGASYHGLEATPDLSDVVEVAGGSDHYMALRANGSVIAWGKNDHRQATPPASLTTGAAVAGRAYNKSLALRQDGTIASWGSLSSWYLPPPGLVIHVPAR, encoded by the coding sequence ATGCGATTCGTCAGACCTTCGTGGCTCTGGGCCCTCCTCCTGGCCCTCTCGGCATGTAACGCGAGCCCGCCCTCCCCTGCCGGCGACAGCACCCGACCTCCCGCTCCGGCCCTCACGCGCCAGGGCACCCCGCCAGGTGCCGCCACCGACAAGGCCGGCGACCTCGAGGCCCGCCAGGCCATGACGCTCGAGGCGGGTGGGAAGGGCACCGGGAGGCCCCCGCCACTGAATGTGCGAGGCTCGATGCTGGGCACCGTCCAGGTGGAGGGCCTGCTGGACGTCTCGGGCGTCCCCGTCACCGTGATGGAGACAGGCGCCACCACGACGACGGACTCGCTGGGACAGTTCACCTTCACCGGCCTGCTGCCGGGCAGCTACACGGTGACGGTCCAGAAGGAGGACTACCTCCAGGCGCAGCAACGGGTGGAGGTGTTCGCCGGCAGCGAAGCCCTGGTCACCCTCCCCCTGCGGCGTGAGCGCGGCAGCGTGGCCGGCGTCCTCCTGCTCGAGGGCGCGAGCGACCTCAGCGGCGCCATCATCACCCTCGTGGAAGCAGGCGTCATCGTGACGACGGATGCCCAGGGACGCTTCCTCTTCGAGAACGTGATGACCGGCACGTACACGGTGCGAGCGCGGCGGAACCTCTACCTCGAGGCACAGCAAGCGGTGGGGGTGCGCGCGAACGTGCGGAGCCAGGTCGGCCTGACGTTGTCGCTCCAGCGTGGTGACGTCTCCGGCACCGTCCGGTTGGAGGACGGGGCCAGCCCCACGGGCGTCACCGTCACCGTGACGCAGACGGGTGCCACCGCGACCCCGAATGCGCAGGGCCAGTTCTCCTTCACCGGCCTTCCGCTGGGCACCTACACCCTGAGCGCCCAGCAGGAGGGTTATGACGCGGCACTGCAGTCCGTGACGGTGCGCACCGGCGCCGCGGCCCCGGTCTCCATCACGCTGACCCGGCCGCGTGTAGACGTCGCAGGCACGGCCCTGCTGGAGGGCGCGAGCAACCACGCGGGCATCACCGTCACGCTGACGGAAACGGGGGCCACCACGAACACGGACGCCCAGGGCCGCTTCGTCCTCGCAGGCGTCCCCGAGGGGCACTACACCCTGACGGCGCGGAAGAGCAACTACGCGAAGGCGGGGGCGGAGCTGGACGTGAGCATTGCACGGCCCGCTTCGGTCAACGTGTCGCTGAGTCGCCTCCTCGAGGCTCCGGTGCTCACGGCGCCCGCCCTCGCGGTCCAGCGAGGGCACCTGAGGCTGACGGGCGCCCACTTCGGCGAGGAGCGCGGAACCCTCGAGGTCTCGGTTGGAGGCGTGGAGGTCGAGGAGTACGTCTCCTGGTCGGATGTGGAAGTGGTGGTGCGCGTGCCAGGGAGCCTCGCCCCCGGCGTGCATGAAGTGGCCATGGAGACCGGTGTGGAATGGCGGTCCACCGCCACCGCTTCCCTCCGCGTGCTCCGGCAGCGGACCCTGGCGTACGACGCCTATTGGGGCATTGGCGTCCTGCCGGACAATACCGTCACCGTCTGGGGCGAGGCCTACTCACCGAACGACGTCTCCCCCATTCCCTCTGGGCTTTCCGATGTCGTGAGTGTGTCCGCGGGGATGTTCTTCGCCGTGGCCCTGAAGGCGGACGGCACCGTCGTCAAGTGGGGAGGCCCCTCCCCCGTCCCGGTGCCAGCAGGGCTGTCGGACGTGGTGGACATCAGCGCGACAGGCATTGGGGTCCTCGCTCTCAAGCGGGATGGGACGGTGGTGGCCATCGGTTCCGCGGAGGCCGAGCAGATGCGTGTCCCTGAAGGGCTTCAGGGCGTGGTGGCAATCTCTGCCTCGACGTTCCACAGCCTGGTGCTCAAGGCGGACGGCACCGTCACCGCCTGGGGTCAGAACGTGTTCGGGGTCCGCGACGTCCCGGCCGGACTGAGCAACGTGGTGGCCCTTGCCAGCACGGACAGCAGCGCCCTGGCGCTGAGGGCGGATGGAACCGTGGTCGTCTGGGGATTCGGAGCGTCGTACCACGGCCTTGAGGCCACACCGGACCTCAGCGACGTCGTCGAGGTCGCGGGAGGCTCCGACCACTACATGGCGCTCCGGGCCAATGGCTCCGTCATCGCCTGGGGGAAGAACGACCATCGTCAGGCAACGCCCCCCGCGAGTCTAACCACGGGGGCGGCCGTGGCGGGCCGGGCCTACAACAAGAGCCTGGCGCTCCGGCAGGACGGCACCATCGCGAGCTGGGGCAGCCTGTCCTCCTGGTACCTGCCTCCGCCAGGCCTGGTCATACACGTCCCTGCACGGTGA
- a CDS encoding manganese efflux pump MntP encodes MPLLNLLLLALGLAMDATAVSIASALATPRVRARDALLISFLFGLFQAIMPVIGWAVGAQFANAIAAWDHWLAFVLLGGIGAKMLHEAYTHRHPGAGAAEKADTATTGRNPFHLGRLVIMAFATSIDALAAGVTLPVLDVHIAMAAAIIGGVTFALCLLGVSVARRFGESLEGKLDIVGGVVLIGLGIKTLVEHLSAG; translated from the coding sequence ATGCCCCTGTTGAACCTGCTGCTCCTCGCTCTGGGACTGGCCATGGATGCCACGGCGGTATCCATCGCGAGCGCCCTGGCGACGCCGCGCGTTCGGGCACGTGACGCGCTGCTCATCTCGTTCCTGTTCGGCCTGTTCCAGGCGATCATGCCCGTCATCGGCTGGGCCGTCGGCGCCCAGTTCGCGAACGCCATCGCCGCGTGGGACCACTGGCTCGCCTTCGTGCTCCTGGGGGGCATCGGGGCGAAGATGCTTCACGAGGCCTACACCCACCGTCACCCGGGAGCCGGCGCGGCGGAGAAGGCGGACACCGCCACCACCGGACGCAACCCGTTCCACCTGGGCCGGCTGGTCATCATGGCGTTCGCCACCAGCATCGACGCGCTGGCGGCCGGCGTGACGCTGCCCGTGCTCGACGTCCACATCGCGATGGCGGCTGCCATCATCGGCGGAGTCACCTTCGCACTCTGCCTCCTGGGCGTGAGCGTCGCCCGGCGGTTCGGCGAGTCGCTGGAGGGCAAGCTCGACATCGTCGGCGGCGTCGTCCTCATCGGGCTGGGCATCAAGACGCTCGTCGAGCACCTCTCCGCCGGCTGA
- a CDS encoding 3-oxoacyl-ACP reductase produces the protein MADTLVKLANSPLTGRLVRALGLPSPIPLARASGGSTAQPFADRTVLLGGAPGGFATSEGRRALQGGGAVVLEALPAEEGRGLDVVLFDATGLAKPADARALYDFFHPVVRRLARNGRVLVLASLPEEAEAPAAAAVARGVEGFVRSLGKEAGRRGVTANLAYVARGAEERLAAVVRFFCCAPSTYVSGQAVRVTAEVRAPGAVPLHEALRGKVALVTGAARGIGAATAERLAQEGARVVCLDVPALEEALRATAKAVGGEALALDVTSPDAPARLVATLKERHGGVDVVVHNAGITRDRTLAKMTPEAWDQVLAVNLAAIVAADEALLASGALRDEGRLVYLSSISGVAGNFGQANYATSKAALIGYVAALAPRLAPRGICANAVAPGFIETAMVARMPLMTREVGRRLNSLSQGGQPRDVAELVTFLSTPGAFGLTGNTIRACGQGLIGA, from the coding sequence GCGGACCGCACGGTCCTGCTCGGTGGCGCGCCCGGAGGCTTCGCCACTTCGGAGGGGCGCCGCGCGCTCCAGGGCGGCGGGGCGGTGGTGCTCGAGGCACTCCCGGCGGAGGAGGGGCGGGGGCTGGACGTGGTCCTCTTCGATGCGACAGGGCTCGCGAAGCCGGCGGACGCACGCGCGCTCTACGACTTCTTCCACCCGGTGGTGCGCCGGCTCGCACGCAACGGGCGGGTCCTGGTGCTGGCCTCTCTTCCCGAGGAGGCCGAGGCTCCGGCGGCCGCGGCCGTCGCGCGCGGAGTCGAAGGCTTCGTGCGCAGCCTGGGCAAGGAGGCGGGGCGGCGCGGCGTGACGGCCAACCTCGCCTACGTCGCTCGCGGGGCGGAGGAGCGCCTGGCGGCGGTGGTGCGCTTCTTCTGCTGCGCCCCTTCCACGTACGTGTCCGGCCAGGCCGTGCGCGTGACGGCGGAGGTGCGCGCCCCGGGGGCGGTGCCTCTCCACGAGGCGCTGCGGGGCAAGGTCGCGCTGGTGACGGGCGCCGCGCGCGGAATCGGCGCGGCCACCGCGGAGCGCCTCGCCCAGGAGGGCGCGCGCGTGGTGTGCCTCGACGTGCCCGCGCTCGAAGAGGCGCTCCGGGCCACCGCGAAGGCCGTGGGCGGTGAGGCCCTCGCGCTGGACGTCACCTCACCAGACGCGCCGGCGCGGCTGGTGGCCACGCTGAAGGAGCGCCACGGGGGGGTGGACGTGGTGGTGCACAACGCGGGCATCACGCGAGACCGCACGCTCGCCAAGATGACGCCCGAGGCGTGGGACCAGGTGCTGGCCGTCAACCTCGCCGCCATCGTCGCCGCCGACGAAGCGCTGCTCGCCTCCGGCGCGCTGCGGGACGAGGGGCGACTCGTCTACCTCTCCTCCATCAGCGGTGTGGCGGGCAACTTCGGACAGGCGAACTACGCGACCAGCAAGGCCGCCCTCATCGGCTACGTGGCGGCGCTCGCGCCGCGGCTCGCGCCCCGCGGCATCTGCGCCAACGCCGTGGCCCCTGGGTTCATCGAGACCGCCATGGTGGCCAGGATGCCCTTGATGACGCGCGAGGTGGGCCGCCGGCTCAACTCGCTGTCGCAGGGAGGCCAGCCGCGCGACGTGGCCGAGCTGGTGACGTTCCTGTCCACACCTGGAGCCTTCGGGCTGACCGGCAACACCATCCGCGCGTGTGGGCAGGGGCTCATCGGCGCGTAG
- a CDS encoding YeiH family protein has protein sequence MTAPLATPAPTLAEPPPGEVWRRRLPGLASAAVLAVVSYWLATLPGLKVVGPLTVALLIGIALRTALGLPALLVEGTRYSARTVLRLGIVLMGARLDFALVAQVGPRVLLLALVVIVGGITGIRWVARRFGVPEKLGTLLAVGTSICGASAVVAASSVTRADEEDTTLAVGLCGILGTAGVLFFVFVGPLLGLSTAQLAILSGATLHEVAQVMAAAFTWGTSAGDLGTLVKLTRVVLLAPALVVLGLVSGAGGTVRYSWKAPPIPWFVLGFLAVGAACSVGVLPADAKAELSTASVFLMVMAMAAMGLGTHVSMLRRAGLRIVYAGLVGFAGLVLVAWGLIQVLSIH, from the coding sequence ATGACTGCCCCGCTTGCGACTCCTGCGCCCACCCTCGCCGAGCCTCCCCCAGGAGAGGTCTGGCGTCGTCGTCTTCCGGGCCTCGCGAGTGCCGCGGTGCTGGCCGTGGTCAGCTACTGGCTCGCCACGCTCCCGGGCCTGAAGGTGGTGGGGCCGCTCACAGTGGCGCTGCTCATCGGCATCGCGCTGCGCACGGCCCTGGGGCTGCCCGCCTTGCTGGTGGAGGGCACGCGCTACTCGGCGCGCACGGTGCTGCGGCTGGGCATCGTGCTGATGGGGGCGCGGCTGGACTTCGCGCTCGTGGCCCAGGTGGGGCCGCGCGTGCTGTTGCTCGCGCTGGTGGTCATCGTCGGCGGAATCACGGGCATCCGCTGGGTGGCGCGCCGGTTCGGCGTCCCGGAGAAGCTGGGCACGCTGCTGGCCGTGGGCACTTCCATCTGTGGCGCCAGCGCGGTGGTGGCCGCCAGCTCCGTCACCCGCGCCGACGAGGAGGACACCACGCTGGCGGTGGGCCTGTGCGGCATTCTCGGCACGGCGGGCGTGCTCTTCTTCGTCTTCGTGGGGCCGCTGCTGGGACTGAGCACGGCGCAGCTCGCCATCCTCTCGGGCGCCACGCTCCACGAGGTCGCGCAGGTGATGGCCGCGGCCTTCACCTGGGGCACCTCCGCGGGCGACCTGGGCACGCTGGTGAAGCTCACCCGGGTGGTGCTGCTGGCTCCCGCCCTCGTCGTGCTGGGGCTCGTCTCCGGGGCAGGCGGGACGGTGCGCTACTCGTGGAAGGCGCCGCCCATCCCCTGGTTCGTGCTGGGCTTCCTCGCGGTAGGGGCCGCCTGCTCGGTGGGGGTGCTGCCCGCCGACGCGAAGGCCGAGCTCTCCACCGCCAGCGTCTTCCTCATGGTGATGGCCATGGCGGCGATGGGGCTGGGCACTCACGTCAGCATGCTTCGCCGCGCCGGCCTGCGCATCGTCTACGCGGGCCTCGTCGGCTTCGCGGGCCTGGTGCTGGTGGCCTGGGGGCTCATCCAGGTCTTGTCCATCCACTGA
- a CDS encoding NAD(P)-dependent alcohol dehydrogenase, which yields MGLPVRAALLQVVNGPFVIDDVELESPRTGELRVRVTASGICHTDLTYRAGAGRFPFPAVLGHEGAGVVEAIGDGVTGFEPGDAVVLSYFSCRACGRCTRGHPAYCERGYAGNFSGARPDGSFPMRWRGEPVRSSFFHQSSFATHVLAHQHNAVKVDASAPLELLAPLGCGFQTGAGAVLEAFRLEAGQQLAVFGAGSVGLAAIMAARISGAASIIAVDVSEERLELARELGATDTFLAREPALTKTILKRTRGGVDFALECVGSPQVLRQAFEVTRPLGTCGLLGLPDPGNAEVTLSMTALLSGKKLVGILEGDADPKTFLPKLVALHAEGRFPLEKLSRAYDFGAINDAVHDMETRRAIKPVLRMHGGRTP from the coding sequence ATGGGTCTTCCGGTGCGTGCCGCGCTGCTGCAGGTGGTGAACGGTCCCTTCGTCATCGACGACGTCGAGCTGGAGTCGCCGCGCACGGGCGAGCTGCGGGTGCGCGTGACGGCGAGCGGCATCTGCCACACCGACCTCACGTACCGGGCGGGCGCGGGTCGGTTCCCCTTCCCCGCGGTGCTCGGTCACGAGGGCGCGGGCGTGGTGGAGGCCATCGGGGACGGCGTGACGGGCTTCGAGCCCGGAGACGCGGTGGTGCTCAGCTACTTCTCGTGCCGTGCCTGCGGCCGGTGCACCCGGGGTCATCCGGCCTACTGCGAGCGAGGGTACGCGGGGAACTTCTCGGGCGCGCGGCCCGATGGCTCCTTCCCCATGCGGTGGCGGGGTGAGCCGGTCCGTTCGAGCTTCTTCCACCAGTCGTCGTTCGCCACCCATGTGCTGGCGCACCAGCACAACGCGGTGAAGGTCGACGCGTCGGCGCCGCTGGAGCTGCTCGCGCCGCTGGGCTGCGGATTCCAGACCGGGGCGGGCGCGGTGCTGGAGGCGTTCCGGCTGGAGGCGGGGCAGCAGCTCGCCGTGTTCGGGGCGGGCTCGGTCGGCCTCGCGGCCATCATGGCGGCGCGAATCTCGGGTGCGGCGAGCATCATCGCCGTGGACGTCAGCGAGGAACGGCTCGAGCTCGCACGCGAGCTGGGTGCCACGGACACCTTCCTGGCGCGAGAGCCCGCGCTGACGAAGACGATCCTGAAGCGCACCCGCGGCGGGGTGGACTTCGCGCTGGAGTGCGTCGGCTCGCCACAGGTGTTGCGGCAGGCGTTCGAGGTGACACGCCCCCTGGGCACCTGCGGGTTGCTCGGCCTGCCCGACCCCGGCAATGCGGAGGTCACCCTCTCGATGACCGCGCTCCTCTCCGGGAAGAAGCTGGTGGGCATCCTCGAGGGGGATGCCGACCCGAAGACCTTCCTTCCGAAGCTGGTCGCGCTCCACGCGGAAGGACGGTTTCCGCTCGAGAAGCTCAGCCGCGCGTATGACTTCGGGGCCATCAACGACGCGGTTCACGACATGGAGACGCGCAGGGCCATCAAGCCGGTGCTGCGCATGCACGGAGGAAGGACGCCATGA
- a CDS encoding acyl-CoA carboxylase subunit beta, with the protein MSDVKDDNRPSSSGEVRPELAELRQRLEATADAGRADAVARRRKTGQRTARENIADLVDPGSFSEYGGLALAAQRSTRSMEDLIRASPADGIVCGFGTVNRALFDDERARTLVLAYDYTVFAGTQGLVGHRKLDRMLALAAQWRVPVVLFAEGGGGRPNDTDTHTVSGLDTPSFLAFAALSGLVPRVGIVSGRCFAGNAALLGSCDVIIATDDSNIGMGGPAMIQGGGLGKFAPEEIGPADVQTRNGVIDVRVRDEAEAVAVAKKYLSYFQGPVAPGACAAQEPLREALPANRRRAYKLRPIIETLADTGSVLELRRDFGRSLVTALVRIEGQPFGLIANDTFHLGGAIDADAADKAARFFQLCDAFGLPLVSLCDTPGFMVGPPAEATALVRHVSRMFVGAASLAVPFFTVVLRRGYGLGAQAMAGGHFHAPVFTVSWPTGEFGGMNLEGAVRIGMRKQLEAIEDPVAREELAQTLIAEAHQRGKALNMASLLELDAVIDPAETRAWILRGLRSVPRPTREGRRRFIDTW; encoded by the coding sequence ATGAGTGACGTCAAAGACGACAACCGGCCGTCCTCGTCAGGCGAGGTGCGCCCCGAGCTGGCGGAGCTCCGGCAGCGCCTGGAGGCGACGGCGGATGCCGGCCGTGCGGACGCGGTGGCCCGGAGGCGGAAGACCGGCCAGCGCACGGCGCGGGAGAACATCGCGGACCTGGTCGACCCGGGGAGCTTCTCGGAGTACGGCGGGCTCGCGCTCGCGGCGCAGCGGTCCACGCGCTCCATGGAGGACCTCATCCGCGCGAGCCCCGCCGATGGCATCGTCTGCGGGTTCGGCACCGTCAATCGCGCCCTCTTCGACGACGAGCGCGCGCGCACCCTGGTCCTGGCCTACGACTACACGGTCTTCGCCGGCACCCAGGGGCTCGTGGGGCACCGGAAGCTGGACCGCATGCTCGCGCTCGCGGCGCAGTGGCGCGTGCCGGTGGTCCTCTTCGCGGAAGGCGGGGGAGGGCGGCCGAACGACACGGACACGCACACCGTCTCCGGACTCGACACGCCCAGCTTCCTGGCCTTCGCGGCGCTGTCGGGGCTCGTCCCGCGCGTGGGCATCGTCTCCGGGCGGTGCTTCGCGGGGAACGCGGCGCTGCTGGGGAGCTGCGACGTCATCATCGCCACGGACGACAGCAACATCGGCATGGGCGGCCCGGCGATGATTCAGGGCGGCGGGCTCGGCAAGTTCGCCCCGGAGGAGATTGGTCCCGCGGACGTGCAGACGCGCAACGGCGTCATCGACGTGCGCGTGCGCGACGAGGCGGAAGCGGTGGCTGTCGCGAAGAAGTACCTCTCGTACTTCCAGGGCCCGGTCGCTCCGGGGGCGTGCGCCGCACAGGAGCCGCTGCGCGAGGCGCTGCCCGCGAACCGTCGCCGCGCCTACAAGCTTCGCCCCATCATCGAGACGCTGGCGGACACGGGCTCCGTGCTCGAGCTGCGGCGGGACTTCGGGCGCAGCCTGGTGACGGCGCTCGTGCGCATCGAAGGGCAGCCCTTCGGGCTCATCGCGAACGACACGTTCCACCTGGGCGGGGCCATCGACGCGGATGCGGCCGACAAGGCCGCGCGCTTCTTCCAGCTGTGTGACGCGTTCGGGCTCCCGCTCGTCTCGCTGTGTGACACGCCCGGGTTCATGGTCGGCCCGCCGGCCGAGGCCACCGCGCTGGTGCGCCACGTCTCCCGCATGTTCGTGGGGGCCGCCAGCCTCGCCGTGCCGTTCTTCACCGTCGTCCTGCGGCGGGGCTACGGGCTCGGAGCACAGGCAATGGCCGGAGGGCACTTCCATGCACCGGTCTTCACCGTGTCGTGGCCCACGGGCGAGTTCGGAGGGATGAACCTGGAGGGGGCCGTGCGCATCGGGATGCGCAAGCAGCTCGAGGCCATCGAGGACCCGGTGGCGCGGGAGGAGCTGGCCCAGACGCTGATTGCCGAGGCCCACCAGCGCGGCAAGGCCCTCAACATGGCGTCGCTCCTGGAGCTCGACGCGGTCATCGACCCCGCGGAGACGCGCGCCTGGATTCTCCGGGGCCTGCGCTCCGTGCCCCGGCCGACGCGCGAGGGGCGGCGCAGGTTCATCGACACCTGGTAG
- a CDS encoding DUF4334 domain-containing protein — protein MTLDEALQAGRISVEEALTWFDSLPTVDLAFMTGTWKGSELQTGHPMDGMLGATGWYGKQFLDTERVHPLLFFTEDRAAVFPVDPRKWPSPEIRGPVGPHRAAVETGKFKARLRMTEYRGKLSATMIYDDWPTNDVFRKVDGSTVLGLMDSRGMATPYFFVLRRD, from the coding sequence ATGACCCTCGACGAAGCACTGCAAGCAGGCCGTATCAGCGTGGAAGAGGCGCTCACGTGGTTCGACAGTCTGCCCACGGTCGACCTCGCGTTCATGACGGGCACGTGGAAGGGCAGCGAGCTCCAGACGGGGCACCCGATGGACGGGATGCTCGGAGCGACCGGCTGGTACGGGAAGCAGTTCCTCGACACCGAGCGCGTGCACCCGCTGCTGTTCTTCACGGAGGACCGTGCGGCGGTGTTCCCGGTGGACCCCCGGAAATGGCCATCGCCGGAGATTCGCGGCCCCGTGGGCCCGCACCGGGCAGCGGTGGAGACCGGGAAGTTCAAGGCACGGCTGCGGATGACGGAGTACCGGGGGAAGCTCAGCGCGACGATGATCTACGACGACTGGCCGACCAACGATGTGTTCCGGAAGGTCGATGGGAGCACGGTGCTCGGGCTGATGGACTCGCGAGGGATGGCGACACCGTACTTCTTCGTGCTGCGCCGCGATTGA